TGATCAATCGTACTGTCCATAGAGAAACTCTTGAGCTCAGCGCCAGCTGCGGTCACTTTCTCGATTAGTTCTTTCGCCGTAGGTACTTTCGTATCCTCGCTAGGCTTTGCCTCCGCTGTTGTGTTCGTTCCAGAAGCGGCTGGTGTGTCACTCTTTGCCTCTCCACACGCTGTAATACTTACTACTAATAATGCCCCTAGTAATATTGCTGTCCATTTCTTCAAAATCTAATCCCCCTAAAAATATGTAGTCTATTAATAATAATAACCAAATTGTAAGCATAGAAACAGAAAATATTGGAAAATGGGTCTATACACCTAATAAAAACGTGACTTAGTCCTATCGTTTGACCAATATATTTTCTTTTTTCGAACATGAAAATAGGTATAATATCACAAAAATATAATTTGCAAATAAATGGTATGGAATATGGGGGGGGAGGAAGTAAGGAATATTCATAATTCATACTATGAATTGGTCATGATAATAATTTTACATTTGGTCCAAACTCTTCTTTACTGCTCTTCATATATTGAATGCAGAAAGGAGGTTGATCATAATGATAGAATCCCAAAAAGTAAGCATATCTCAGAGGTTTCCTCTTCTTACTGTGTATTCTGAAGAGAATTTTCGTGGAGCTAGAAGAATTTTCACAGGCAACTTAGGTATTAGGAACTTAGATAGAGTTCTAGGCGGTATTGAAAGTCTCAGATTCTTCTCCACCAATCCCAATGCGACGTTAGTCTTGTTTACGAGAACTAGATTCCGTGGAAACTTCCGAATTCTTCGGGGGAATCGTAGTATCCGCGACTTAGACGATCTTATTGCAGGGAATGATGTAGAATCATTGATTTCAACGAATCAAAGATTAACCGTGGCTCAAGTCAGAAACATTCGTAACACCGGCACTTTACCGCCTGGATATCGTGTAATTTAACGAGAATGATAAAGGGATAAGTGTAGGATGATAGTAAAAACAAGCTAATGCCTATTTCCTAGGCATTAGCTTGTTTTTTAGCATTGTATAGTTACTTCTGGACACCATGAACTTCGAATTCATAAATGCGAGCCGCTGAATCGCCACCCTGTGTTCCTTTTAGAACAGTTAATTTGGCGTATCTAGCGCTGGTTACTGGAATGGAGTGGGTGGTTTCTGCTTGTGTATTTCCTTGAACATGAACGACTTCACTCCACGTTTTTCCGTCTTCACTGACTTCGATTGTGAAGTCACTCGTATTCACAGATGCACCTTCTCCACCCGTTTCTGCATGTTTGATGACGAATTGCTTCAGTCTAGAACTGGAACCGAGATCAACGGTTAACCAGTGAGGCCCTGAACCTACTGCACACCATTTACTATTGTCTGTTACTTTACCATCAACCGCAAATTCGGGTGCTTCGCCTTTACTCACAAAGCTACTTGCTGTGGTTGTTTTACCAACTGCTATGTTACGTGCTAGGGCGATCTCATCTGTCGTTACGTTTATATAACTGTCTTGTGTGTTCACATCTTGACCGGCACTGTTAGTTGCCGTAAGTGTCACGGGATAGATACCTTCTTTGTCATAATAGACAATGGGGTTTTTGTCCGTGCTTGATGAGGGTGTACCCCCAGGGAATGACCATAACCGTTGTTCAGTTACTTCAGAAGAGAGGTCGGTGAAAGCTACTTTTCCACCCGGCATGATGACGAATGTATCGGATGTAAATTTGGCTACTGGTTTTGGGTATTTAGGCCAATCGAAATGTACCTGAGTACGTTGTCCTTGTTGGTATTGTTTGTTGACTGCAACAACTTCAAGCGTCGTACGATCTTCTTTGTTGTCGCGTTTCATTTGTTGTACATAGTAAGCGTTGTTAGAGGTTGCACCTAACCATTCTTTTTGTCCAGATGGAAGAACACGATAGACTTCATACTGCTGCACATCGGCATCTAGTTTGTCCCAGACTAATCTAGCATCAGTATAAATTTCTTCTTTAAAGTCTGTTTCGCTAATATCTAGATTGGATACGGCAGGGAGCTCCTTAGCTTTATTAGTGTTATAGACCGACAATTCGCCAATATGAATCGTGTAATCAGCTATTTCTGAGTCACTAGAAAAGAATAAAGATAGGGAAGAGATGCGTTTACCTGCATATTGTCCAAGAGATAGCTTCTTTGTCGTCCATTTATTTTCTTGTGTCTCTCCAGCATCGAGATACACAATTTGATCTGGTGCATCTGCAAAAGTAAGACCTACTTTTATGTTGGACGTTTTATACGGTGTTTGGTATGTGACTGCAAGTTCAGTGCTCTTCTCGACTAATAAATCCGTTTTATATAGTTGTACATTTGTCGCGTTGGCTGCATTTAATTTACCAGCTACTTTTAATGAGCTTCCACCGTAATAGGCGGTAGTAAAGTCGATGCTTGGTTGTAATGCGACTCCTTTGCTTTCTGTCATCCATCTCCAGGTAGGCAAAATATCTTGTAAACTGCGATTGCTCCAAGGTTCTTCTGTCATCAATTGTCCATTAACTGAAAAGAAATGACCATTACCGGTATTGAAATGGGTAGAGAAGGGTAAGTGGTTAATGGCTGATTGTTCTACAACATAATTAGAGATACCTTTCCAAGCATCCGTTGTTTCTGTGTTGTTAGGTGTACCATTCGGTCCGACCCAGAACTTGTTTTCTTTCATGTAATATTCATCATGTGTTTTGGAGCTGCTGAAAGTCCAGTCTGGCGCGTACAAACCGAGAGATACTTTGGCATTGTTACCGGTACCCCCTGGGAACAGACCATCCCAGCTTACTTTGGTGTCGTAGCCGTTGGCTTGTACGTCGATACCTGCATACAGATCATAAGGACTTCTTCCTAGTAGGATTGCTTTGTCACGGGAAGGTTGCATGTCTCTCCACCAGAAGTTGAGGAACATGTTGTCGGCTACTTTTTCTGTTTTATTTTGCAAAAACATTTGGTTTGAATCTGTTAAAGCGTTCTGCCAGTTAATGTTACCTTTGTTGGTCATGGAGTCGTACCAGACGATCTGCATGTTGTCTTGTTGATGTTTTTTCATATATTGAATCAGTGTTTGCATTTGAAGAGCATCTTCAGGCGTACCACCTTCTGTTTCTTGATTAATAAACCAGCCATCAAAACCGTAGTAGTTAGCGACTTCTAGAAGTTTGTCCGCTACTGGGAAAGTACCATCTGGTTTTTGCTGCATAAATTCTTTAACCCATTCGTATTTGCCCCCATACACAGTCGGTGGGAAGAAAATAGTTCCCAGTACAGGTACACCATTCTTATGACCAGCATCAATGACATCTGCACTTGGTGGAACGATGATCCCTTCTCCTGCTGATCCTCCCCATGTAACAAGCTTATCGACATATTGCCAATAACCGAATGTGAACGTATTGAACTCATTCGAACCTTGCGAAGGTGTATTGCTTGTATGTGGATTCATGATGGAAAGCGCCATTACTTTGGGATCTACGGAAGCTTTTGGATTTACCTTTTGTCCAGAAAATCGATCTGCAAGCGGAATACTAGCTCTGTTAAATGGCGCATCTTTGTCTTGGCTGGAACTCCAAGTGAGCAAATCCTTTGGATACCAGTAAGAAGAATAAGGTTGTTGTGCTTGGCTGCTCGGTGCCAGACCCGCTATGGATGCTGCAAGCACACCTGTTGCGACTAACATTTTAAATTTAAACGGAATATTCATGCAATAACCTCCTACAAGTTTTGAGAGACATAAGCGATAGCGCAATCGAACAAAACTACATCGAAAGCATGGACCTAAGTTTT
The nucleotide sequence above comes from Paenibacillus sp. IHBB 10380. Encoded proteins:
- a CDS encoding endo-beta-N-acetylglucosaminidase — encoded protein: MNIPFKFKMLVATGVLAASIAGLAPSSQAQQPYSSYWYPKDLLTWSSSQDKDAPFNRASIPLADRFSGQKVNPKASVDPKVMALSIMNPHTSNTPSQGSNEFNTFTFGYWQYVDKLVTWGGSAGEGIIVPPSADVIDAGHKNGVPVLGTIFFPPTVYGGKYEWVKEFMQQKPDGTFPVADKLLEVANYYGFDGWFINQETEGGTPEDALQMQTLIQYMKKHQQDNMQIVWYDSMTNKGNINWQNALTDSNQMFLQNKTEKVADNMFLNFWWRDMQPSRDKAILLGRSPYDLYAGIDVQANGYDTKVSWDGLFPGGTGNNAKVSLGLYAPDWTFSSSKTHDEYYMKENKFWVGPNGTPNNTETTDAWKGISNYVVEQSAINHLPFSTHFNTGNGHFFSVNGQLMTEEPWSNRSLQDILPTWRWMTESKGVALQPSIDFTTAYYGGSSLKVAGKLNAANATNVQLYKTDLLVEKSTELAVTYQTPYKTSNIKVGLTFADAPDQIVYLDAGETQENKWTTKKLSLGQYAGKRISSLSLFFSSDSEIADYTIHIGELSVYNTNKAKELPAVSNLDISETDFKEEIYTDARLVWDKLDADVQQYEVYRVLPSGQKEWLGATSNNAYYVQQMKRDNKEDRTTLEVVAVNKQYQQGQRTQVHFDWPKYPKPVAKFTSDTFVIMPGGKVAFTDLSSEVTEQRLWSFPGGTPSSSTDKNPIVYYDKEGIYPVTLTATNSAGQDVNTQDSYINVTTDEIALARNIAVGKTTTASSFVSKGEAPEFAVDGKVTDNSKWCAVGSGPHWLTVDLGSSSRLKQFVIKHAETGGEGASVNTSDFTIEVSEDGKTWSEVVHVQGNTQAETTHSIPVTSARYAKLTVLKGTQGGDSAARIYEFEVHGVQK